A single genomic interval of Hevea brasiliensis isolate MT/VB/25A 57/8 chromosome 4, ASM3005281v1, whole genome shotgun sequence harbors:
- the LOC110653688 gene encoding uncharacterized protein LOC110653688: MHLISSQEFLNIFLKFQRIPSSQSLFPQLPNQLLVLTRCVCICMPTSATLLRAIFPELRVSDPTKIGELLQLQLVNYVSSWPTQTTTLEDPSNPSKTTNAKGLSPRGNKTVSCPLQTLAGS, from the exons ATGCATCTCATTTCCTCCCAAGAATTCCTCAACATCTTTCTCAAATTTCAACGAATCCCAAGCTCTCAATCTCTGTTTCCTCAACTCCCAAACCAACTCCTTGTTCTTACTCGCTGTGTCTGCATCTGCATGCCAACCTCTGCCACCTTACTTCGTGCTATTTTTCCAGAGTTGCGTGTTTCTGATCCTACAAAGATTGGAGAACTTCTACAACTACAACTTGTTAATTATGTATCTTCATGGCCGACTCAGACGACGACTCTGGAGGACCCCAGT AACCCATCAAAGACCACCAACGCCAAAGGCCTGTCTCCCCGAGGGAACAAGACCGTTTCTTGCCCATTGCAAACGTTAGCAGGATCATGA
- the LOC110647498 gene encoding DEK domain-containing chromatin-associated protein 4: protein MGEEETVTKVSEVVENGTSAPEKSVNIVTEKMEEESSELKAMDEDKLNNEKVEAEKMDEDPKVNEEKESQEDEEKGKEEPKTVVEEKTEPLEEETGSKGDAEVEEKEESKEDVEEKVDGSKEKEEKAEENEEKGVKKRGRRKSGGEKKSGAEKVEKKKKKVVKEKKEPEPRTPASDRPQRERKSVERLVASIEKDATKEFHIEKGSGTPLKDIPNVAFKLSRRKIDDTFKLLHTILFGRRGKAIQIKSNISRFSGFVWHENEEKQKIKVKEKFDKCNKEKLLEFCDVLDIPVAKAATKKEDIVAKLIDFLAAPHATTTVLLAEKEKANKSKKRKRVTKSSASGSVSSTRSAKSRKKAGDASKTDKKDTPDTEDESEEEKEEEEEEEEYIEKENENGVPEKSDAEMPEHSENEENESEEESQADVGKHKTSSKTSPRKKESIGKARTQRLFIKSSPPPKRMPKKSSSKRTEEDDGSDASPKVFSRKKKNDKLVKEKSSTPAKSPSKERTGKRAAKGKEKAEVKEEKLKPTDDELRDAICEILKEVDFNTATFTDILKQLAQQFDTDLTQMKSSIKLMIQEELTKLADEADDEDGDGDAEKDENQSAGQVVEA, encoded by the exons ATGGGTGAAGAAGAAACAGTAACCAAAGTTTCTGAGGTAGTTGAAAATGGGACTAGTGCACCAGAGAAATCTGTTAATATTGTGACAGAGAAAATGGAAGAGGAAAGTAGTGAATTGAAAGCAATGGATGAAGATAAACTTAATAATGAGAAAGTTGAGGCTGAGAAGATGGATGAAGACCCCAAGGTGAATGAAGAAAAGGAAAGccaagaagatgaagaaaaaggaaaggaggAACCCAAAACTGTAGTGGAGGAAAAAACTGAACCATTGGAAGAAGAAACTGGGTCAAAAGGAGATGCAGaggttgaagaaaaggaggaaagcAAAGAAGATGTGGAGGAGAAGGTGGATGGGTccaaagagaaagaagagaaggCTGAAGAGAATGAGGAGAAGGGAGTAAAGAAACGTGGGAGAAGGAAGAGTGGCGGGGAGAAGAAGAGTGGTGCAGAGAAAgttgagaagaagaagaagaaggtggTGAAAGAGAAGAAGGAGCCAGAACCAAGGACCCCTGCCTCTGACAGGCCACAACGTGAGCGGAAATCTGTTGAAAGGCTGGTGGCATCTATTGAGAAAGATGCAACCAAGGAATTCCACATTGAAAAG GGCTCTGGCACCCCACTGAAAGATATACCTAATG TTGCATTCAAGTTATCCAGAAGGAAGATTGATGATACCTTTAAGCTGCTTCATACAATTCTTTTTGGGAGGAGAGGGAAG GCAATTCAGATCAAGAGTAATATATCCCGGTTCTCTGGTTTTGTGTGGCATGAAAATGAG GAAAAGCAAAAgattaaagtaaaagaaaaatttgACAAGTGTAATAAAGAAAAATTGCTGGAATTTTGTGATGTACTTGACATACCAGTTGCCAAGGCAGCTACAAAGAAG GAAGATATCGTTGCAAAGTTGATAGACTTTCTGGCGGCCCCTCATGCTACAACTACTGTGCTACTTGCGGAAAAAGAAAAG GCAAATAAGAGCAAAAAGCGCAAGAGGGTGACCAAAAGCTCAGCCTCTGGGAGTGTGTCTTCAACACGTTCAGCAAAG AGTCGAAAAAAGGCTGGGGatgcttcaaaaactgataaAAAAGACACACCTGATACAGAAGATGAgtcagaagaagaaaaagaagaggaagaggaggaagaagaataTATAGAAAAGGAAAATGAGAATGGTGTTCCAGAGAAATCTGATGCTGAGATGCCTGAGCAttctgaaaatgaagaaaatgagtcGGAGGAGGAATCTCAAGCAGATGTTGGCAAGCACAAAACAAGCTCAAAAACGTCGCCTAGAAAGAAGGAATCTATTGGAAAAGCTAGAACCCAGAGACTTTTCATTAAATCCAGTCCTCCACCAAAAAGAATGCCTAAAAAATCTTCATCAAAACGCACTGAAGAGGATGATGGCAGTGATGCAAGTCCGAAGGTTTtctcaaggaagaagaaaaatgacaaattagtAAAGGAGAAGTCCTCAACTCCTGCAAAATCTCCTTCCAAGGAGAGAAcag GTAAAAGGGctgcaaaagggaaggaaaaggCTGAAGTCAAAGAGGAGAAATTGAAGCCAACTGATGATGAGCTTAGGGATGCCATATGTGAAATTCTTAAGGAGGTGGATTTTAATACG GCTACATTCACAGACATTCTGAAGCAACTTG CTCAGCAATTTGATACTGATCTCACCCAAATGAAGTCATCTATAAAACTTATGATTCAAGAAGAGCTTACTAAACTAGCTGACGAGGCTGATGATGAAGATGGAGACGGTGATGCTGAGAAAGATGAAAATCAATCTGCTGGCCAAGTGGTTGAAGCCTGA